From Nocardia sp. NBC_00416:
TCCAGAAGAAGTACCCCGACACCCAGCTGCAGACCTACGACACCTACTCGCTGTGCCTGGAGGGTCTGAACAGTGGCGCCGTCGCGGCGGTCACCACCGATGACATCATCCTGGCCGGTTACGCCTCCCAGTCGCCCGGCAAGTACAAGGTCGTCGGCGACAAGTTCACCACGGAGAACTACGGAATCGGCCTGAAGAAGGGCGATCAGGAAACCCGCGACAAGATCAACGACGCGATCGAGGAAATGATCAGCTCGGGCGCCTGGGACACCGCGTTCCAGGAGTCGGTCGGCAAGGCTGCGAGCTACGAGACCCCGCAGGCCCCGCAGGTGGACCGGTACTGACCGCCGCATCGGAGGGCCGGGCCGCGTGTGCGGCCCGGCCTTCCGATCCCGGCCCATCCCGCCGATCGGAGGCGCGCAACCACCGTGTTCGATTTGATCTCGGAATACGACACCCAGCTGCTCGAAGCATTCTGGATGACCATCAAACTGACCCTGTTCTCGGTTGTCGGTTCACTGGTGCTGGGCACCGTCGTCGCCGGAATGCGGGTATCGCCGGTGCCCGTGGCCCGCTGGGTCGGCACCGCCTACGTGACCGTGTTCCGCAACACCCCACTCACCCTCATCCTGGTGTTCTGTTCGCTGGGCCTGTACTCCACGCTCGGTATGAATCTGGCCTCCGAGGGGCCCACCTCGCTGGCCGACAACAACTTCCGCTGGGCGGTCATCGGCCTGAGTGTGTACACGGCGGCGTTCGTCTGTGAATCGCTGCGCGCCGGCATCAATACAGTGCCGATGGGGCAGTCCGAGGCCGGGCGCTCGCTGGGCCTGAGTTTTCTGCAGAACCTGCGGATCATCGTGCTGCCGCAGGCGTTCCGCTCGGTGATCGCCCCGCTGGGCAGCGTGTTCATCGCACTCACCAAGAACACGACAGTGGCCTCCGCGATCAGTGTCGCCGAAGCCTCGTTCCTGATGAAGAACATGATCGAAACCGAGGCGGCGCTGCTGACCATCGGCCTCATCTTCACCGTCGGTTTCGTCATCCTGACCCTGCCGGCCGGCCTGCTGTTCGGGTATCTGGCCAAACGATTCGAGGTGGCCCGATGAGCCGCACGCCCTCCGTTCTCTACGACGCGCCGGGTCCGGCCGCCCGGATCCGCAATATCGTCTATTCGATCGTGGTGCTGGTGGTGGTCCTCGCCGCGGCGTGGTTCGTCTACCGCGGCTTCGCCGACAAAGGGCAGTTCACAGCCGAGAAATGGGAGCCGTTCCTCGACGGCGCGGTGTGGACGACCTATATCCTGCCCGGCCTGCGCGGCACCATCGTCGCGGCAGTGCTGTCGATCGTGTTCGCGCTGGTTCTCGGCATGGTCTTCGGTGTCGCCCGGCTCTCCGAGCACCGCTGGGTGCGCTGGACGGCGGGCACGATCGTCGAGATCGCTCGCGCCATCCCGGTGCTGATCCTGATGATCTTCCTGTTCGCGCTGTACTCCGAATACGACCTCTTCGCCTCCGAATACCTGGCGCTGTCGGCCGTGGTGACCGCGCTGACCATCTACAACGGCTCGGTGATCGCGGAGATCGTGCGCGCCGGAATTCTGTCGCTCCCCAAAGGGCAGTCCGAGGCCGGTGTCGCGCTCGGCCTGCGCAAGGGCCAGCTGATGCGGCTCATCCTGCTCCCGCAGGCGGTCACCGCGATGCTCCCGGCCCTGATCTCACAGATGGTGGTCGCCCTGAAGGATTCGGCGCTCGGCTATGTGATCACCTACGAGGAGGTCGTTCGTAGCGCGCAGCAGCTCGGCGCCGCCGAATCGAATACGA
This genomic window contains:
- a CDS encoding amino acid ABC transporter permease, coding for MSRTPSVLYDAPGPAARIRNIVYSIVVLVVVLAAAWFVYRGFADKGQFTAEKWEPFLDGAVWTTYILPGLRGTIVAAVLSIVFALVLGMVFGVARLSEHRWVRWTAGTIVEIARAIPVLILMIFLFALYSEYDLFASEYLALSAVVTALTIYNGSVIAEIVRAGILSLPKGQSEAGVALGLRKGQLMRLILLPQAVTAMLPALISQMVVALKDSALGYVITYEEVVRSAQQLGAAESNTIPALIVVAIIMIVLNVLLSTVATQLEKRLRSGRRKRGAAVVAADSVIGDAVPGVDITK
- a CDS encoding amino acid ABC transporter permease gives rise to the protein MFDLISEYDTQLLEAFWMTIKLTLFSVVGSLVLGTVVAGMRVSPVPVARWVGTAYVTVFRNTPLTLILVFCSLGLYSTLGMNLASEGPTSLADNNFRWAVIGLSVYTAAFVCESLRAGINTVPMGQSEAGRSLGLSFLQNLRIIVLPQAFRSVIAPLGSVFIALTKNTTVASAISVAEASFLMKNMIETEAALLTIGLIFTVGFVILTLPAGLLFGYLAKRFEVAR